Genomic segment of Gasterosteus aculeatus chromosome 4, fGasAcu3.hap1.1, whole genome shotgun sequence:
AatacatctctctctctatatacacacacatatatatgtatctttttatttattgaatgtCTTTCACTTGTGTGCACGGTGTCTCCGTCTGAGGCCCTTCCCGTCCGCGCCTTCCCTCCGGGAGCACACGTGTCTCATGATCACTTGAGAGCAGTCGTCGCAGTTCACCGTGCAGCACCAGTGGAATTTGCAGTTGCAGCTGCTCACCACATCCGTGcgcctctcctccacccgcagGCCGCATTCGTGACACAACCTGCGGCAGCTGCGCCTCTCCCACGGGGTCAGGCCCTCTCCGTGCTGCACGCACTCGCGCTCCTCGGTGCCGTGGAGGCCCATGCTGGCGTTCGTCCTGCAGTAGTCTGGCGAGTCCTCCAGGTAGAGGAGCTCCGTCTGCGCGACGCCGGCAAACGCGTCCACGAACGCGCCACGGTTGACCGCGCTGTTGCCGGCGCGCATGCGCTTCTTGTCGACGTCCAGCTTTTGGGCTTGCGCGTGCTTGAGCTTCAAGTAGTTGCCGACTTCTCTGAAATCGGACAGCTGCGTCCAGCAGGTTTGGACGCTGCAGCTCTCGGACATGCCGTGACACCTGCAGATGCGCTTCATCGTTGCCCTCACGGCCTGTTAGAAGCGTAGAAAGTCAGCTGCTGACAACGAGT
This window contains:
- the LOC120818478 gene encoding protein Wnt-8a encodes the protein MVPAFFWLLPILYKTGHAWVASNFLMTGPKAHLTYARSVQGGAQTGIDECKHQFAWDRWNCPDSATQLKGLKLATRETSFVHAISSAGVMYTLTRNCSLGDLDNCGCDVSMNGKIGGRGWLWGGCSDNVDFGERISKQFVDAQETGQDSRAAVNLHNNAAGRLAVRATMKRICRCHGMSESCSVQTCWTQLSDFREVGNYLKLKHAQAQKLDVDKKRMRAGNSAVNRGAFVDAFAGVAQTELLYLEDSPDYCRTNASMGLHGTEERECVQHGEGLTPWERRSCRRLCHECGLRVEERRTDVVSSCNCKFHWCCTVNCDDCSQVIMRHVCSRREGADGKGLRRRHRAHK